Sequence from the Miscanthus floridulus cultivar M001 chromosome 16, ASM1932011v1, whole genome shotgun sequence genome:
caacatgagtctgaaatatctaaaacacttgaaacacgctTGAAACATGCGTATAGAGTTatagcaaacatatgcaacatccagataaaacacttgaaacataggcttgcaacatgcatatattaTCATTGGAACATCACAAATCTACTTTTACAacgtccagatgaaacactttaaACATAGTCTGAAACGTctgatgaaacacttaaaacacatAACGTCGCCAACAGCCACGACCTACCTGGTGTGGAACTACGTTAGCCAGCAAGTTCGGGTCATGGGGACAACGAGAACAACGGCCGGCGACCTCCTCCTAGTAGTGCGGTGTACGTCGTAGCGGCGACAACCAAGGTGGATGGGGGCGCGACGGGGATGGTCACGATAGAGTGGGCCCGGTGGACGGCGCGTCGCGAGCGCAATAGGCGGATGGCGTGACGGACACGACCGCTGCGAGCAGACAGCACGGTGAAAGCTGCCGCTGCGTTCGGGAGTGGGGATGTTCGCAGTAGCCTAATGAGTTGGAGAGGCCATTGGAGTGGGGAAATATTTGCAGCAAGTAGATGATTTAGGGAGACCATAGGCCTGTTGTCTGTTTGGGCCCAATCGTTGCGCAGGGAACTAGGTGTTCGGATGAATACGCCTGGACAAACGCAGTTGGGGGAGAGGCCATAGGCCCGTTGTCTGTTTGGGCCCAATCGAGACAGATACGCCCGGACAGACGCCCTACACACAACATTATTGAATTAATAAAGTAGTAGTTGTAGtaatttttctatttcttctgCTAGTATTTCCCCTAATCTCAACGTGTTGTAAATCATAACCTCTTTAAGGGACCTAAATGcaattgatgaagaaatcaacTAAGCTAGTTGATGGCGGTTCGTTGATCCCACCACAGTCCACAGGGTACGCGGTCCGCCCATCTCCCCAAAAAGGTTCAAAACCCCAAGCCGTCGGTACCGTCGCCGCCTCCCCATTtacggcaccgccgccgccgagggggAGCAATGGAGCCCGTGGCggcggaggaaggagaggacccGCGGTGGAGACGGAGCAATACCGATTGCGTCTCCTTCCTTGCTTCCCGCTTCGCCTGCACCAAGGTAGCCCTACTCCCTTTCTACCACCCTTCCGCGAAAACCCCAGTTCCGCCGCCGCCATTTCTAGTGTTCCCGTGCCTCTCCACCGGCGAGCTGTAGTTGGAgccgccgggggggggggggggggggagcgttGGTTGGTTGGTTTGTTGGTTTAGTGGCTGATCGGATTCTCGCTTGCTCCGTGCGTCGTGTATGGGGTTTTGCCCTTTTGCTTTGCAGGGGGCTAATTGCGAGTTCCGGCACTGCGAGGGCGCGCAGTTCAACCAGAGCTGCTGGTACTGGTTTCGAGGCAACTGCGTCAACCCGAGCTGCACTTTCCGCCACCCCGTGAGTGATCGGAGCCTGTCCACGCTGAGTTCAATTTCTTGGATGCTGTGATGATACGCTGTGTTGTTGTGGACTTGTGGTTTCTGTGTACCGTGAGTAGAGATTGGGCTTCAGTTCGGTATTTGCTAGTTGATGGATGCAATTGCCAAGCTTGTGCTGTTATCGCTTGGTTGACTTATTTGTGGAGCCCTTAAAGAAACATACTTTGTGGAGATGTGTTGTTTGTAAGAAAGATTAGATGGCAGTGCTCTGGGCTAATGGGCCTACTGTGATCTGTTTTTTTTAAACAGTTGCAATGTCTGTGAGTCAATTTAGTCTGCATACAGCCAGCCCAGACTATCTCCAATGGATTCTCTAAGAACATAGAACATTGGTTCTACTACCCTGTGCATGCTGGTTGAAGTTAATAATTCTCTGTAGCAACATTGACTGATTCCGTGTTGCGCTGCTGATGTGTAAATGAGGTCAGGGAAGGAAATGAGGTTCAGTTGACCCAGTGGTTAATTtgattttgtttgttttgtgtCCATTAATTCATTTCCTATTTTACACATAGGAGGCCGTGGTATCTGGTATTTCTGCTCTAATAATAACCTCGATACTGTCTGTCTATTTGTTAATTTTCGCTCGTAATACATCGATTGAATTAACTTTGTGGTTTACATTATTGACTCTAGATCTATTTTTTTGCCTTGCTGGACCTTAGCTTCTCATTAGCTTTCTGGTTATGTAATTTTGTATGGTGCATGGTATCTCACTACGCCCTTATGTTGCAGCCATTGGAAAGCATAAACCGAACCAAACCCTTGGCAGATCCACTTCTCTCATATGCTTCTGCTTCTATCAAGGCAGCTAATCCTTGTTATTTCTACTACAACTCATATTGTAAGAAAGGTGACAATTGTCCCTTCCTACATGAGCCTATAACTCGTAACGGTGTTGTTGGGATTTCTTCTGGAGCTCTCACTTCTAATCTTGCTAAAAATAGCAATCCTGCTGGAAATGAGATGATTGAATCATCGAAAGATGCTCTTGCTAATCCTTGCCAAGGAAGCCCTGACCGCACAAAGGACCACCAGTCAGGACTTCCAGCCTCAAGCAGTCCCAAACATAATGGACTTATTCTCAATGCACCTCAAACAACAATTGATACAGTGGGATACATGAAAAGCTCCACACTGTCTGATCAGAGCTCAGAAGATTCAGCGATTGAACATGCTGAACAAGATATATCACGTGATTCCTCCCCTGGATTTGATGTTCTTGTGGATGAAGGACTTTCTAACATGATTGATCTTGAGCATCAATCCACACAAGAAAGGGACACTGAGGTGCTTCACGTGAAACATCGTGTCGGAGACTCCATTGTTTATGGTCTGGATTATCATGATGCAGAGTACAAGGAGCAAGGACTTCATGGCTTTGAGCATGGCAGTTGTCTTGATTATTTTGAAGGAGTTCAAGGGCATGACTGTTTGACCACTTCAGGACATATATTGCATAATAGAATAAATCTTGTAAATCCCTCTTGTGAAGAGCATGTACCAATATTCTTCAATCCAAGAAGCTTAATGGGATCACATTCTGGCTCTGATCACCAGAACTCTCAGATTGGACGCATTTCAAAGCGACCACCTGAGAGAAGAGGTGCTAAGGGCAACAATGACCGCAATAAGAGATGTCGTATTCATGAAGCCAGGAATGGTTCCGAAGAGATTGACACTAGACCAACTCATGACATGCAAAATTCATTGATAGGAGATTGTTCTCCGCCTCTTGCCTGTGCAACCTTCAGAGGACAGAAGAAGAGAAGTAAAAGAAAACAACGCCATGTTCGTTCTGCTAGACCATCTAAATATTCTACTGCAAAGGTGAAGCACCTGGATTCTGAAGATTTTATTGGTCCAAAGACACTTTCTCAGATAAAAGAAGAGAAGTGTAGATCCAAGTCAAGTGCTAGTCATCCCACTGTTCACATGCCTCATGGGAGATCGTCCTCAAATGATTTTGAGGGGCCCAAATCTCTGAGTGAGCTTCTCAAGGTTAAGGGGAGGACTTCTGTTGATAGGGAATCATGCTGTAGCAAGTAATTACAACATGATCAACTTGGTCAGAACTCAGAATGATGTCATTGACAGCCACTTTTGTTATCATAACAAACAACATGGAAATACTTCTGTTAAAGAGCATGGAAACTGTTGACAATTCTGTGATCTGCAGACAAAATTGTTAACATGATGGTGAGTTTGACTGTGTGAAGAGGAAGAAGGGTCTATTCTGGAATTACCTTTACTTACTGCCACGATTAGCAGATGACATTAAACCTCCTGTTGTTTTGTGTTACTAAATGCTAACTGTAAGTTATGACTCGCTGGAGATGAATTATTGTCGCGCTCTTGATTCCATCCTTTCACTCTGTGAAACAGTGATGAACCTTCTATGTAGGTTTTCTTACTTATGTCATATCAGCTTATTTATAAGCAAGAAAAAAACTATGTCTTCCTTAGTGCCTGGTCAAACTTGTCGTGTTCCTAAGATGATGGTTAATGGATTTTGCATGCATGGAACTATTAAC
This genomic interval carries:
- the LOC136513969 gene encoding zinc finger CCCH domain-containing protein 34-like; amino-acid sequence: MEPVAAEEGEDPRWRRSNTDCVSFLASRFACTKGANCEFRHCEGAQFNQSCWYWFRGNCVNPSCTFRHPPLESINRTKPLADPLLSYASASIKAANPCYFYYNSYCKKGDNCPFLHEPITRNGVVGISSGALTSNLAKNSNPAGNEMIESSKDALANPCQGSPDRTKDHQSGLPASSSPKHNGLILNAPQTTIDTVGYMKSSTLSDQSSEDSAIEHAEQDISRDSSPGFDVLVDEGLSNMIDLEHQSTQERDTEVLHVKHRVGDSIVYGLDYHDAEYKEQGLHGFEHGSCLDYFEGVQGHDCLTTSGHILHNRINLVNPSCEEHVPIFFNPRSLMGSHSGSDHQNSQIGRISKRPPERRGAKGNNDRNKRCRIHEARNGSEEIDTRPTHDMQNSLIGDCSPPLACATFRGQKKRSKRKQRHVRSARPSKYSTAKVKHLDSEDFIGPKTLSQIKEEKCRSKSSASHPTVHMPHGRSSSNDFEGPKSLSELLKVKGRTSVDRESCCSK